A stretch of DNA from Triticum urartu cultivar G1812 unplaced genomic scaffold, Tu2.1 TuUngrouped_contig_5625, whole genome shotgun sequence:
TACCAGAAGGCCACCTGATGCGTATGAATATGCCACAAGGTCTCACGCCTGCTCCTGCATCCATGACGATCCCGATGGCGCATTCCTCACGGCCGACGCTGGGGTTCCCCCTCGGCACGGCGCTCCTGCTCCTCGTCATCTTCTCCCTCAGCGGCATCTTCTCGTGCTGCTATCACTGGGACAGGCTCCGCTCCCTCCTCTGGTCTCGGCATCCCGGCATGCTCCAGGAAGGCCCACACACCGTCATCTCAATTGGATCGGCGCCGAGCAAGGCTGCCTCCGAGCACAAGGTAGCAGCAGCAAGCGATATATCTGTCGTACACCTTATTTTGTGTTTTGGCAATCATCTATCTCTTGCAAACTTGAGCTGATGATTTATGGCCCTTGCCT
This window harbors:
- the LOC125529472 gene encoding uncharacterized protein At5g65660-like, whose translation is MRMNMPQGLTPAPASMTIPMAHSSRPTLGFPLGTALLLLVIFSLSGIFSCCYHWDRLRSLLWSRHPGMLQEGPHTVISIGSAPSKAASEHKSEKAGKECGLPVIMPGDNIAKFYARPCPHEACLAAAAAAAEKGEVEVQVRCSVS